The Euphorbia lathyris chromosome 3, ddEupLath1.1, whole genome shotgun sequence genome contains a region encoding:
- the LOC136224338 gene encoding F-box/kelch-repeat protein At1g80440-like, with translation MELIPGLPYDIARDCLVRATYKQFSTAVSVCKGWRNEIESPEFRPYRKDTSKSQKLVVMAQAHVDRAESSNQIKQPPGLIYRLTLLEPDTGDWCDLPPIPGFPQGLPMFSQVVSVGSQIVVLGGLDPATWEVSVSVYVFDFLTAVWRRGTDMPGVRRSFFGCASDSDRTVFVVGGHDGEKNALKSGLAYDVAKDEWVPLPDMARERDECKAIFHRGKVHVIGGYCTRMQGRFEKGTQALNVATWQWDSEQEEFLLAATCPRTCTGGSEEIYICHGGDVVALRGDTWQAVAKIPTEVVNVAHVTAWQKKVMVIGSTGFGEAHTAYVLDVKSKKWGKVETPKQYSGHVQSGCFVEI, from the coding sequence ATGGAGTTGATTCCTGGCCTTCCTTATGATATCGCTCGCGATTGCCTTGTTCGTGCTACTTACAAGCAGTTCTCCACGGCGGTTTCCGTCTGTAAAGGTTGGAGAAACGAAATTGAATCGCCGGAATTTCGTCCTTACAGGAAAGATACCTCCAAGAGTCAAAAGCTTGTCGTTATGGCTCAAGCCCATGTTGATCGGGCGGAAAGTTCTAATCAGATTAAGCAACCGCCTGGCTTGATTTACCGTCTCACACTTCTCGAACCGGATACCGGTGATTGGTGTGATTTGCCCCCAATTCCTGGATTTCCCCAGGGCTTGCCGATGTTTTCTCAGGTTGTCAGCGTCGGCTCTCAGATCGTCGTATTAGGCGGGTTGGATCCGGCCACTTGGGAAGTTTCCGTTTCGGTTTACGTTTTCGATTTCCTAACCGCGGTTTGGCGACGCGGAACCGATATGCCGGGTGTACGGCGTTCTTTTTTTGGTTGTGCGTCTGATTCCGATCGGACGGTGTTTGTGGTCGGCGGACATGACGGTGAGAAGAACGCATTGAAATCCGGATTAGCATATGACGTGGCAAAAGATGAGTGGGTCCCGTTGCCAGACATGGCAAGGGAACGTGATGAATGTAAGGCAATATTCCACCGTGGAAAGGTCCATGTGATCGGAGGGTATTGCACGCGAATGCAAGGCAGATTCGAAAAGGGTACCCAGGCGTTGAATGTAGCCACATGGCAGTGGGATAGTGAGCAAGAAGAGTTCTTACTGGCAGCGACGTGTCCAAGGACTTGCACAGGTGGCAGTGAGGAGATTTACATATGCCATGGAGGGGATGTGGTGGCACTTAGAGGTGACACATGGCAAGCAGTTGCAAAGATCCCAACAGAGGTGGTTAATGTAGCCCATGTGACAGCGTGGCAGAAGAAAGTGATGGTGATTGGGTCGACTGGATTTGGAGAGGCCCACACAGCTTACGTGTTGGATGTGAAAAGTAAGAAATGGGGAAAAGTGGAGACACCTAAGCAGTACTCAGGACATGTTCAGTCAGGATGTTTTGTTGAGATTTAA